Part of the Candidatus Eisenbacteria bacterium genome is shown below.
GCTTACCCACGCCGGCCCTGTACCAAGACCGGCTTCGACCTGACAAGATGCCCCGTCGGGCCGGGGTGGCCGACCCTCTCGGGTCGGGTGCGAGGAGGGGACCCAGGCGACCGACCCAAGACTCCGTCTTGGGTGCGGCTTCCTAGTACCGCAGGCTGCGCTTGCGGGCGCGGAGGCCGCGCCGGCTTCCGCCGCCCTTGCGGAATCCGCGGAAGTCACCCCCACCGTCTTCGGGCGGTGGGACGAACTCCACCGGGGCACGGCTGAACCCGCCTCCGGTCTCGGGTCGCGCCGCGGGACGGGGTGCCCGCGGTGGTGGCTTGTCGTCGGCGTCGTTCACGCGCAGCCGGCGGCCGCGCATCTCGAGACCGTCGAATCGCCGCACGGCGTCGGCGGCCTGTGCGTCGCTTGCGAACTGGGCGAAGGCGAAGCCGCGTGCCTTCCCGGTCATCCTGTCGATGCCGAGCCGTACCCGGACTCCCGGATCGACCTCGGCGAACAACGCGCGCAGTTCCTCTTCCGTTGATTCGTAGCTGAGATTCCCAACAAAGATCGTGGCCGAAATGACTCTCTCTCCTTTCGTGAGTGAGATGGGGCGAGCCTAGCGCGTGTCTGCCGCTCGTGCGAGGGCAAATCTCACGAAAACTCGCGTGTGAACCGAATATTCTCCTTGCGAATACCCTCGATGACGATGTCGGCTCCGCCGCTGCGGAGCATCCATTCGAGGCGGTGGTCGCGGTATTCGCGCTTGAAGACCCCCGAGGCGACTAGTTGGGGCAGCATCTCGAATCCCTGCATCGACGCCGCTGCCGCCTCGAAAGTCGTGGCGACCGAGGGGCGAGCGCGGATGCGATCGAGCCAGGCCGCGAGCGGCGTTTCGGGGGCTGGCGCATTACCGAACGTGGCCGAAGCATGCACGAAGGGTGCCACGCAAACGTCGGCCCACCCGAAGGTGGCCCCTCCGAAGTACGGCTGGGTGCCCAAGTGACGGGCAAGCCAATTCTGTACACCGGCCGTCTGCTCCGCGGCGCGGCCGACGAGGCGATCGGCGAGCTCGCCGGTGGCCCGCTGGAAGGCCCGGATCTCCATCAACGCCCAGTTCACGGCCTCATAGTAGGTGTCGCACACCTCTTCGATCATGCGCGCGCGAGCGCGCTCGAGCGGGGTGGCGGGCAGCAGGGCGGGTGTCGGCCACTTCTCCTCGATGTACTCGAGGATGATCGTCGAGTCGAAGATCGAGGCGTCGCCGTCGACCAGCGTCGGGACCTCGAGGCGTGGGTTCAACTTCACGAACTCGTCGAGGTTCGAGCCACCGATGATGTCGGGCATGCGCGTCTCGAACGGCACGCCCTTCTCGCCGAGCGCGATCTTCACCTTTTGCACGTAGGGCGAGAGCGGGTGCTCGAAGACGATCAGCATTGGGCTGTTTAGAGCACAGTCGATCAGGCCTGGGAACCCGGGGCGAGCCCCTCGAGCGTGGAGAAGATCGCCCGCTCGTCGAAGGCGAAGGGATGCACCATGGGCGTGGTCACGCCGGCATCGTGGAACGCGCGCAGTCGCCGGCGGCACTCGCCGGCCGATCCGATGATCGCGATGCGGTCGACCATCGCGTCGGTGACGGCGGCGAGGTTGCGGCCGCGGTCCTTTGCCTGCCATGCGGCCAGGATCTCGCGCGCCTCGTCGGCGAAGCCGCACCACGCGGCGAAGCGGTTGTAGACGGAGGTCGCGAAGTAGGGGCCGAACATCTGCCGCACGGCGCTGCGTGCGCCCGCCGGGTCGTCGGTCACGAGGACCTGGAAGCGTGACACGACCTCGATCGCCTTCGGGTCGCGTCCCGCGCGCGCCGCGCCGCGACGGACGTGCTCCATCATGCGCGGCACGGCTTCGACCGGCATCATGTTGAGGACGACGCCGTCGGCGAGCTCGCCCGCCAGCTCCAGCATGGACGGCATGAGCGCGGCGACGTAGATCGGCACCGGCGAGGGCGGCGGCGAGACGAGACGAAAGCCGCGGCTGCGAAGGCGCTTGCCCTCGAAGGTCACCCGGTCGCCCGCGAGCATCTGCCGGATGACGGTCACGGCCTCGCGCATGTGGGTGAGCGGCTTCTCGAACGGCACGCCGCCCCAGCCGGCGACGATGGTCTCGCTCGACGCGCCGATGCCGAGCACGAAGCGGCCGGGCGCGAGCTGGGCGACCGAGCCGGCCGACGCCGCGAACACCGACGGCGTGCGCGTGTAGACGGGAATGACGGCGGTGCCGATGCGCAGGCGCTGGGTCACGTCGGCGACGGCCGTTGCGACCACGAACGCGTCGGGACCCGCGCCCGTGTCCGCGATCCACACGCTCTCGTAGCCGAGCTCCTCCACGCGACGCGCGACGCGCTGGCACATGGGAAGGTTCGGCGGAACGGGGAGACTCGCGGCGAGTCGCATGTCGATCGTCTCCCTTCGCACGTCGGCGGGCCCGGGGACAACCGCCCGTCAGTTGGACTCGGGGGCGCGGTAGGCCTGGCGTCCGTCGACGATCGTTTCGAGCACTCGGATCTCGTCGAGCTGCTCGGGCGGCACCTCGAGCGGCGAGGCGGACAGCACGACGAAATCGGCGAGCTTCCCGGCCTCGAGCGAGCCCTTCTCGCCCTCCTGGAAGGCCTGCCAAGCCGCATCGATCGTGACTGCGCGCAGCGCCGTCACGACGTCGATGCGCTCCTCGGGACCGATCGTGGCGCCGGAAGTCGAGCGCCGGTTGACCGCCGACCAGACGAGCCGGAGCGGCTCCATCGGTACCACGGGGGTGTCGCAGTGGAGCGAGAAGCGCAGACCCTGCCGGCTCGCGCTCCGCGCGGGGCTGATGCGTGCCGCCCGCTCCGGGCCGAGGAACCGATCGCGATGGCGGTCGCCCCAGTAGTACGTGTGCAGCGCGAAGAAGCTCGGCGTCACGCCGAGGCGCCGCATGCGATCCAGCTGATCGGGCCGGGCGGTCTGCGCGTGGACGACGATCGGGCGCGCGTCGGGCCGGGGATGCGCCGTCTGGGCGTGCTCCACGGCGTCGAGGATGTCGTCGATGGCGGCATCGCCGTTGCCGTGCACGGCGACCTGGAAGCCGAGCTCGTGGTAGCGCTCGATGCGCGCGGCGAGCTCGCTCCGCTCCGTGCGCCGGTAGCCGCGATACGCAGGGTCCGCGCCGGGCGGCACGTGATACGGTGCCGAGAGGTGGGCGGTGTAGGTCTGGATGGATCCGTCGGCGAAGAGCTTCACCGCCCCGATGCGGACCCAATCCTCCCGCGTGGACGGGAACGTCGCCCGGCCCTCGACCACGGCGTCGGTCGCGTCGGTGCTGGGCCACAGGACGAGACGGAGCGACAGGAGCCCCAGGCGCGACGCCCACGCCAGCGATTGGATCTGCGCCATCGTCGCGTTGCCGTTCTGCGCCGTCGTGACGCCCGCAGCGAGGTAGCGCCGCTCGCCCTCACGCAGGATGCGGTAGGCGTCGAGCGGGCCGGGCGCGAAGACGCGCGCGGCCACGGGATCCATCGCGTGCTCCTCGACGACGCCGTCGAGCTCACCGGCGGCGTCGCGGTGCAGGCGGCCGCCCGGCGGATCGGGCGTCCGTGCGTCGTATCCCAGCGCGGCGAGCCCGCGCGAGTTCACGGCCGCGAGATGCCCCGAGACGTGCACGGCGGCGACCGGGCGTTCGGTCGAGACCCGATCGAGGTCCTGACGCGTGGGATGGCGGCCCTCGGCGAGCAGCGAGTCGTCGTAGCCCATGCCGACGACCCATGCGTCGGTGCTGGTCGACGCCGCGCGACGGCGAAGCCGCTCGACGACGTCGGCGATGGTGGCGACGTCGCCGGCGGGTGGGGCGTGGAGGTCTTCGATGACCGCGAAGAGGCCCGACCCCGGGAAGTGGCTGTGGGCGTCGACGAAGCCAGGGACGAGCGCGTGCCCGTGCAGGTCCAGCACGCGGGCCCAGCGGCCGCCCCACGCGACGACGTCGGCCTCGCTGCCGACGATCGCGATCCGGTCGCCGTCGATGCCGATCGCCTCGACGACGCGGTTCTGCGGGTCGAGCGTCACGATCGGGCCGCCGCGGTAGATCGTGCGGCCGGAGACGGCGAACAGATGCAGCCCGACCAGCGCGAGCAGGATGGCGACGAACGCGGCGACCGCGCGGCGGAGGGTCACCACTTCTCGTACTGGACCGTACGCCGGGCGTAGCCCGCGCCGCGGAGGCGATCGCGCAGCGTGTAGACGATCGGCCCCACGCCGCACACCCAGAAGTGGCGCGAGCGGTCGGCGTCGGCGTCGACGAAGCGCCGCTGCGTCTCCTCGACGAGGCGATCGGGGTCGACGACCTCGACGGTCACGCCGGGCAGGCGTGCGAGCTCCTCGTGGTACACGCGCAGGTGCGTGCCGTAGACGAGCCGCAGCGGACGCCGCGTGCGGCCGGCAGCGTGCAGGAGCATCGATCGGATGGGCGCGATGCCGGTGTTCTGCGCGATGAAGACGAGCGGCGTGTCGGGCGGCTCGTCGAGCGTGAACGTGCCCCAGGGACCGGTGAAGTCGACCGGGTCCCCCGCCCGCAGGCCGAAGAGGTGGCGCGAGCCCGGACCATCGGGCACGAGGTTGAAGAGGATCTCGAGCTCGTCCGGGCGTGCGGCGTCCGACGCGATCGAGTACGGCCGGATGATCCGCTCGCCACCGACCGGGAGCAGGCACGAGAGGAACTGCCCCGGGCGAAACGAGAAGCCGTGGTCGCGCCCGAGCGCCAACACGAGCGAACGGGTGTCCGGCGCGTGGTCGATCAGCTTCGCGACGCGCGCCGTCCGCTCAACGGCCATGGCTTCCGGATTCGATGTTCACCGTGTAGCGCGGCACGACCACCACGATCTCGGCGTTGGGATCCGTCACCACCGCCTGGCAGCCGAGGCGCGAGGTCGGCGTCAGGCCGACCGCCTTGTCGAGCAGGTCGTCCTCGTTCTCTTCCGACGGACGGAGCTTGTCGAAGCCCTGCTTCACGACGACGTGGCACGTCGTGCACGCGCAGCTTCCACCGCACGCGTGCTCCAGAGAGACGCCGTGACCGAGCATGACGTCGAGGATCGAGGCGGGCTGTCCGTCGTGCTGGAAGGGCGCCTTCGCCGGGTCGAACTCGATCACCCGGTCGGGGTCGCCGTTCTCGAACTTCACGATCAGCTTCGCCATGAGCTCTTGGGCTTGTAGCAGCCCGGGTCGGAAGCTGGAACCGGACCGCGCCTTCGTTGTAAGCCTCGCGGCCATGGCCATCCACTACGCAAACGACGGGCACGTCGTGACGATCACGATCGACCGCCCCGAGGCGCGCAACTCGCTCGACGTCGACCACTTCGGCATGCTCGCCGACGCGTGGATCCGTTTCCGCGACGACGCCGACGCCTTCGTCGCGATCCTGACCGGCGTCGGCGACGTCTACTGCGTCGGCGCGGACTTGAAGAAGTTCGTCCCGATCGTCGCCGAGCGGGCCGACAAGCTCGCGGCGGGGGAATCGACGCTCGCGGTCGGCGAGTCGAGATATTCGATGGCGCACTCGCTCATCGCCGTGCTGCGCGACGGCGCGCTCGTCCCGGAGACGGGCGAGGAGTTCAAGCTCTACAAGCCGGTCATCGCCGCGATCAACGGCATCTGCGCCGCGGGCGGCATGGAGATGATGTGGAACACCGACCTGCGCGTGTGCGCCGACACCGCGTGGTTCCAGCTCGCCGAGCCCCGGCGCGGGCTCTTCCCCGGTGGCGGCTCCACGGTCCACAGCGCGCGTCAGCTCTCGTGGTGCAACGCGATGGAGGTCCTGCTGCTGGCCGAGCGGATCACGCCCGAGCGGGCGCTCCAGATGGGGCTCGTGAACCGCGTCGTCCCACGCGACCGGGTGATGGCCACCGCGCGCGAGTTCGCCGACACGATCTGCAAGAACGGGCCGCTGGCCGTGAAGGCCTGCAAGCAGTCCGCCAAGGAGAGCACCTTCCTCGGGCTCAAGGAGGCGCTCGAGAACGAGATGAGCTACTCCGCCGGCGTCTTCATGAGCGAGGACGCCAAGGAGGGGCTGGCGGCGTTCAAGGAGAAGCGGACGCCGGTGTGGAAAGGACGATAGGCGGCTCGCGGCCGATTCCAGCCGTGCTAGGAGAGACGGCAGCGCGATGGGCCGGCTGACGCGGCGAGATCCGGGTGCGGTAGGAGTGGCGACCGTCGTCGTGCTCGCGGCCGCGCTCGCCGCGGCGTGCGCGGCGCGGGCCCCCGAGCGAAGGCCGCGTCCGTTCGACTTCGCATCCGATTCCTTTGCCTTCGCGAACGAGACCCTCCTCGAGTTCCACGTCGCCGACGACGGATCGGAGAGTTGGACCGAACGCGACCCGCGCCCTGCATTCTCGCTGCGGTGCGCCCCGGTCACGCGGGCCGTGCGGCAGTTCTTCCTCGAGGCGCGCTTCGCTCCCGACGCCCCGCCGCTCGACGACGAGGGCTACCGGGCCCTCGTGCGGGCCGTCCTCGCGCGATCACCGCGCGACCGGGTGCCGTCGGCCGATCCCGTCGTCATCCCGGGCTATCCGAACCTGCGGTCCTTCAGCGCCGCGCACGAGGCGATGTTGAAGCAGGAGATCAGCAGCTCGTGGCGGATCTTCTTCCAGCGCGCGAACTGGCGGCTCATCTTCCCGTTCACGCCCTCGAACCAGGAAGCGACGGCCGAAGCGCTGCGGCGCGACGTC
Proteins encoded:
- a CDS encoding RNA-binding protein, coding for MSLTKGERVISATIFVGNLSYESTEEELRALFAEVDPGVRVRLGIDRMTGKARGFAFAQFASDAQAADAVRRFDGLEMRGRRLRVNDADDKPPPRAPRPAARPETGGGFSRAPVEFVPPPEDGGGDFRGFRKGGGSRRGLRARKRSLRY
- a CDS encoding glutathione S-transferase family protein; amino-acid sequence: MLIVFEHPLSPYVQKVKIALGEKGVPFETRMPDIIGGSNLDEFVKLNPRLEVPTLVDGDASIFDSTIILEYIEEKWPTPALLPATPLERARARMIEEVCDTYYEAVNWALMEIRAFQRATGELADRLVGRAAEQTAGVQNWLARHLGTQPYFGGATFGWADVCVAPFVHASATFGNAPAPETPLAAWLDRIRARPSVATTFEAAAASMQGFEMLPQLVASGVFKREYRDHRLEWMLRSGGADIVIEGIRKENIRFTREFS
- a CDS encoding LLM class flavin-dependent oxidoreductase; translated protein: MRLAASLPVPPNLPMCQRVARRVEELGYESVWIADTGAGPDAFVVATAVADVTQRLRIGTAVIPVYTRTPSVFAASAGSVAQLAPGRFVLGIGASSETIVAGWGGVPFEKPLTHMREAVTVIRQMLAGDRVTFEGKRLRSRGFRLVSPPPSPVPIYVAALMPSMLELAGELADGVVLNMMPVEAVPRMMEHVRRGAARAGRDPKAIEVVSRFQVLVTDDPAGARSAVRQMFGPYFATSVYNRFAAWCGFADEAREILAAWQAKDRGRNLAAVTDAMVDRIAIIGSAGECRRRLRAFHDAGVTTPMVHPFAFDERAIFSTLEGLAPGSQA
- a CDS encoding amidohydrolase, translated to MTLRRAVAAFVAILLALVGLHLFAVSGRTIYRGGPIVTLDPQNRVVEAIGIDGDRIAIVGSEADVVAWGGRWARVLDLHGHALVPGFVDAHSHFPGSGLFAVIEDLHAPPAGDVATIADVVERLRRRAASTSTDAWVVGMGYDDSLLAEGRHPTRQDLDRVSTERPVAAVHVSGHLAAVNSRGLAALGYDARTPDPPGGRLHRDAAGELDGVVEEHAMDPVAARVFAPGPLDAYRILREGERRYLAAGVTTAQNGNATMAQIQSLAWASRLGLLSLRLVLWPSTDATDAVVEGRATFPSTREDWVRIGAVKLFADGSIQTYTAHLSAPYHVPPGADPAYRGYRRTERSELAARIERYHELGFQVAVHGNGDAAIDDILDAVEHAQTAHPRPDARPIVVHAQTARPDQLDRMRRLGVTPSFFALHTYYWGDRHRDRFLGPERAARISPARSASRQGLRFSLHCDTPVVPMEPLRLVWSAVNRRSTSGATIGPEERIDVVTALRAVTIDAAWQAFQEGEKGSLEAGKLADFVVLSASPLEVPPEQLDEIRVLETIVDGRQAYRAPESN
- a CDS encoding FAD-binding oxidoreductase gives rise to the protein MAVERTARVAKLIDHAPDTRSLVLALGRDHGFSFRPGQFLSCLLPVGGERIIRPYSIASDAARPDELEILFNLVPDGPGSRHLFGLRAGDPVDFTGPWGTFTLDEPPDTPLVFIAQNTGIAPIRSMLLHAAGRTRRPLRLVYGTHLRVYHEELARLPGVTVEVVDPDRLVEETQRRFVDADADRSRHFWVCGVGPIVYTLRDRLRGAGYARRTVQYEKW
- a CDS encoding 2Fe-2S iron-sulfur cluster-binding protein codes for the protein MAKLIVKFENGDPDRVIEFDPAKAPFQHDGQPASILDVMLGHGVSLEHACGGSCACTTCHVVVKQGFDKLRPSEENEDDLLDKAVGLTPTSRLGCQAVVTDPNAEIVVVVPRYTVNIESGSHGR
- a CDS encoding enoyl-CoA hydratase-related protein; translated protein: MAIHYANDGHVVTITIDRPEARNSLDVDHFGMLADAWIRFRDDADAFVAILTGVGDVYCVGADLKKFVPIVAERADKLAAGESTLAVGESRYSMAHSLIAVLRDGALVPETGEEFKLYKPVIAAINGICAAGGMEMMWNTDLRVCADTAWFQLAEPRRGLFPGGGSTVHSARQLSWCNAMEVLLLAERITPERALQMGLVNRVVPRDRVMATAREFADTICKNGPLAVKACKQSAKESTFLGLKEALENEMSYSAGVFMSEDAKEGLAAFKEKRTPVWKGR